A stretch of Numenius arquata chromosome 11, bNumArq3.hap1.1, whole genome shotgun sequence DNA encodes these proteins:
- the DND1 gene encoding dead end protein homolog 1, with the protein MSPGPPGRRRKDAFKWLRPTPASVCHRCVAGERRGGWSLLWPLPGRSGAGGGAGEPSRSRRGRRGGAGRAAAMEVEMWTNSINQDNKMALHAWAKETGIDLVQVNGQRRYGGPPPGWVGNPPPAGTEVFIGKLPQDIYENVLIPLFQSVGKLYEFRLMMTFSGLNRGFAYAKYSNRRGAKEAIAAFNNFEVRQGYTIVVCKSMEKRELSMDGLATSVGQRELEATLRRITEGVLSITLYTSPSQKRAQLAVLKYSSHQAAAMAKKTLMEGNTKLSGLEIRVNWLNPDLKQKLQSREEKPSSSQVQGGKRPGVPKPAPPSPVLHDVLDRLNTLCQRQYLGTPLFLTKCVQANPNGWLRFWCRVVIPGCPVPFNGFTWVRPDGPGRSGHEEAKVTMALQVLLVLGESSQGIGANPLPFPK; encoded by the exons ATGTCCCCCGGCCCTCCAGGACGTCGCCGGAAGGACGCTTTCAAGTGGCTCCGGCCAACGCCAGCCTCCGTCTGCCACCGCTGCG TGgcgggggagcggaggggggggtGGTCGCTGCTCTGGCCCCtcccggggcggagcggggccgggggcggagCGGGGGAACCTTCCAGATCTCGGCGCGGGCGGCGAGGAGgagcggggcgagcggcggcgatggaggtggag ATGTGGACCAACAGCATCAACCAGGACAACAAGATGGCCCTGCACGCCTGGGCAAAAGAAACCGGCATTGACCTTGTGCAGGTCAATGGGCAGAGGCGATATGGTGGCCCCCCACCAG GCTGGGTGGGCAACCCCCCGCCGGCCGGCACAGAGGTGTTCATCGGGAAGCTGCCGCAGGACATCTACGAGAACGTGCTGATCCCGCTCTTCCAGAGCGTGGGGAAGCTCTACGAGTTCCGCCTCATGATGACCTTCAGTGGGCTCAACCGGGGCTTTGCCTACGCTAAGTACAGCAACCGCCGCGGCGCCAAAGAGGCCATTGCAGCCTTCAACAACTTCGAGGTGCGGCAGGGCTACACCATCGTGGTCTGCAAGAGCATGGAGAAGCGCGAGCTGAGCATGGATGGCCTGGCCACCTCGGTGGGCCAGCGGGAGCTGGAGGCCACGCTGCGACGGATCACAGAGGGGGTCCTCAGCATCACCCTCTACACCAGCCCCTCCCAAAAACGGGCCCAGCTCGCTGTGCTGAAGTACAGCTCGCACCAGGCCGCTGCCATGGCCAAGAAGACCCTGATGGAGG GGAACACGAAGCTCAGTGGGTTGGAGATCAGGGTGAACTGGTTGAACCCTGATCTGAAGCAGAAGCTGCAGTCACGTGAGGAGAAGCCGTCGTCCAGCCAGGTGCAAGGGGGCAAGCGCCCAGGGGTCCCCAAGCCTGCGCCCCCATCCCCCGTGCTGCACGACGTGCTGGACCGGCTGAACACCCTGTGCCAGAGGCAGTACCTGGGCACCCCACTCTTCCTCACCAAGTGCGTCCAGGCAAACCCCAACGGGTGGCTGCGGTTCTGGTGCCGGGTTGTCATCCCGGGGTGCCCCGTGCCTTTCAACGGGTTCACGTGGGTCCGGCCGGATGGGCCAGGCAGGAGCGGTCACGAGGAGGCGAAGGTCACGATGGCTCTGCAGGTTCTCCTGGTGCTGGGTGAGTCCTCGCAGGGCATTGGTGCCAACCCCCTGCCTTTCCCAAAGTAA